One genomic window of Plasmodium falciparum 3D7 genome assembly, chromosome: 10 includes the following:
- a CDS encoding peptidase, putative, producing MDVQKKKCKTYYLIAILIWFILISVVLSRGEIINKHVKKKEGNYKNYEDLDSDINKKNNYYDDKHKNKRLLSDTNINNDNNINNNNNINNDNNINNDNNINNDNNINNDNNINNDNNINNDNNINNDNNINNDNNINNDNINNNNNNNSLYNNNSFYNNNSFYNNNSLYNNNYLYNNYTHPKQQDGHKNHPEENKNYTYDDKTKFTKFNKHKNEELFTPNPPLNYEKQTLSNHQNINFDSTVEEGNKDLNNSGNIISQELEKKLSTDNHKEEGERKKEETNKKHDIDTNNMDDNEEKNIYEYFNKKTKDNFDGLILNIYFTPNNNLYTKVKVGDQVLKLSLNSRLEGVYVFMKDSPACYLEDDDKRTCYNPLMSRNSTWCNNDLMCLPAILTKPYECYEDSSLNLENKVQYPNVYYDSLKFNETHIEGSDDLEFIDLVGVQTKYIRNKKKKMDVNKMMSNENKSMDPKHVENNLQNNNILKRDNIIIKPRVKLSENSNLLFQGVDIKLVVDMTFYNDWNLFKDTDGMFGLAGKELSCRNISAWNNILENNNSIFALDINLPNDAIKTYPTPPVNSVGTLYYEYDLKKNGDNKKSSDQNINNVKDNMIDNKNVDVGVQNINEFETSSSVIHIGNYSKEYGNIIWSEPRERGGIFSDSFIQFTIYNLEVCNKNIFGKYSSNWQAIIDLSSQCLVLPKMFWLSLMEYLPVNKDDDRCIRKNMNPNNNNNNNKNNDNNNNNNKNNDNNNNNNKNNDNNNNNNKNNDNNNNNNKNNDNNNNNNKNNDNNNNNNKNNDNNNGDNVDYEENSLPRMCSVDHRNRPLPTLKFFLSDNDIVSDNNIYSSPESENKGKNEKKNEKQAIYIPLDNLIINDKKNNQNYLCVIPDVHDGRSTENSARTTKPLIKFGTYVLNNFYVVVDQENYKVGFANKKSFHTSNEKCTQRTQCIGDQYYEPALNICVDPDCSIWYFYTLNDQTKKCESLSSRFYVFIIIILTLLILDIQSYYFYRKSVHVAKTSSR from the coding sequence ATGgatgtacaaaaaaaaaaatgcaaaaCGTATTATTTGATAGCTATACTGATAtggtttatattaatatcagTAGTATTATCCAGGGgtgaaataataaacaaacatgttaaaaaaaaggaagggaattataaaaattatgaggACCTCGACTcggatataaataaaaaaaataattattatgatgacaaacataaaaataagagGCTTCTAAGTGAtactaatataaataatgataataatataaataataataataatataaataatgataataatataaataatgataataatataaataatgataataatataaataatgataataatataaataatgataataatataaataatgataataatataaataatgataataatataaataatgataataatataaataatgataatataaataacaataataataataattctctttataataataattctttttataataataattccttttataataataattctctttataataataattatctttataataattacacgCACCCCAAACAACAAGATGGTCATAAGAACCATCcggaagaaaataaaaattacacatatgatgataaaacaaaatttacAAAGTTTAATAAACacaaaaatgaagaattattCACCCCCAATCCCCCTCTTAATTATGAAAAGCAAACATTATCAAACCATCAAAACATTAATTTTGATTCTACTGTGGAGGAGGGGAATAAGGACCTGAACAATTCAGGAAATATTATAAGTCAAGAattggaaaaaaaattatcaacAGATAATCATAAGGAAGAAGGAGAAAGGAAGAAAGAAGAAACTAATAAGAAGCATGATAtagatacaaataatatggatgataatgaagaaaaaaatatttatgaatattttaataaaaaaacaaaagacAATTTCGATGGacttatattaaatatatattttacacctaataataatttatatacaaaagTAAAAGTAGGTGACCAAGTTTTAAAGTTATCATTAAATAGTAGATTAGAAGGCGTTTATGTGTTTATGAAAGATTCTCCTGCATGTTATTtagaagatgatgataagAGAACTTGTTATAATCCTCTTATGTCAAGAAATTCTACATGGTGTAACAATGATTTAATGTGTCTCCCCGCTATTCTAACCAAACCATATGAATGTTATGAGGATAGTTCTTTGAATTTAGAAAACAAGGTTCAATATCCTAATGTGTATTATGATTCTCTAAAATTTAACGAGACTCATATTGAAGGGTCAGATGATTTAGAGTTCATAGACCTAGTGGGTGTTCagacaaaatatattagaaataaaaagaagaaaatggatgttaataaaatgatgagtaatgaaaataaaagtatGGATCCTAAACATGTGGAAAATAATTTacagaataataatattttaaaaagagataatattatcataaaacCAAGAGTTAAATTATCAGAAAATTCAAATCTTCTTTTCCAAGGTGTAGATATAAAACTTGTAGTAGATATGACTTTTTATAATGACTGGaatttatttaaagataCGGATGGTATGTTTGGTTTGGCTGGGAAAGAATTGAGCTGTAGAAATATAAGTGCAtggaataatattttagaaaaCAATAATTCTATATTTGCTTTAGATATAAATTTGCCAAATGATGCTATAAAAACATACCCCACCCCACCTGTTAATAGTGTAGGtacattatattatgaatatgatttaaaaaaaaatggagataataaaaaatcgagtgatcaaaatataaataatgtaaagGATAATATGATAGATAACAAAAATGTTGATGTGGGGGTTCAAAATATAAACGAATTTGAGACATCTAGTTCTGTTATACATATAGGTAATTATAGTAAAGAATATGGAAACATTATTTGGTCAGAACCACGAGAAAGAGGAGGTATATTTTCAGATTCTTTTATTCAATTTACTATATATAACCTAGAagtatgtaataaaaatatatttggtaAATATAGTAGTAACTGGCAAGCCATAATTGATTTGAGTAGCCAATGTTTAGTACTCCCAAAAATGTTTTGGTTAAGTCTTATGGAGTACCTCCCAGTAAATAAGGATGACGATAGatgtataagaaaaaatatgaaccctaataataacaacaacaacaacaaaaacaatgacaataataataacaacaacaaaaacaatgacaataataataacaacaacaaaaacaatgacaataataataacaacaacaaaaacaatgacaataataataacaacaacaaaaacaatgacaataataataacaacaacaaaaacaatgacaataataataacaacaacaaaaacaatgacaataataatggtgATAATGTAgattatgaagaaaatagCTTACCCAGAATGTGTTCTGTTGATCATAGGAATAGACCCTTACCAACATTAAAATTTTTCCTATCGGACAATGACATAGTCAGTGATAATAACATTTATAGTTCTCCTGAATCGGAAAATAAAGGGaagaatgaaaagaaaaatgagaAACAAGCTATTTATATACCATtagataatttaattataaacgataaaaagaataatcaAAATTATCTATGTGTTATACCTGATGTACATGATGGTAGGTCAACCGAGAATAGCGCTAGAACAACAAAACCATTAATTAAATTTGGTACTtatgttttaaataatttttatgtagTTGTTGAtcaagaaaattataaagtAGGTTttgcaaataaaaaaagctTTCATACatcaaatgaaaaatgtaCACAAAGAACTCAATGTATAGGTGATCAATATTATGAACCAGCCCTTAATATCTGTGTAGATCCTGATTGTTCTATATggtatttttatacattgaATGATCAAACCAAAAAATGTGAATCCTTATCATCAAGATTTTATGtctttataataatcattttgACATTATTAATACTGGACATACAATCGTATTACTTCTATAGAAAATCAGTGCATGTCGCAAAAACATCTTCTCgatag
- a CDS encoding pre-mRNA-splicing factor RDS3, putative yields the protein MAAKHHPDLIMCRKQPGIAIGRLCEKCDGKCPICDSYVRPYTLVRICDECNYGSYQGRCIICGGTGISDAYYCKECCLCEKDRDGCPKIVNLGSAKTDVFYENKKYEFKKQ from the exons atGGCAGCAAAACAtc aTCCTGATTTAATTATGTGCCGAAAGCAACCAGGCAtag CCATTGGGAGATTGTGTGAAAAATGTGATGGCAAATGCCCAATTTGTGATTCTTATGTAAGGCCATATACCCTCGTACGTATTTGTGACGAATGTAATTATGGGAGTTATCAA GGACGATGTATTATTTGTGGAGGTACAGGAATATCGGACGCATATTATTGTAAGGAATGTTGTCTATGTGAAAAAGAC AGGGATGGGTGCCCCAAAATCGTAAACCTAGGAAGTGCAAAAACTGAtgttttttatgaaaataaaaaatatgaatttaagaaacaataa
- a CDS encoding tRNA wybutosine-synthesizing protein, putative: protein MSPSKTMDTFYKKKRNVLTLINDEQDLYIYKDIYNNCENDIYSLYLNIINQYKNCLDGEKKLFLNKCIKNGNVKYIEKVVKQIIEKKNVYNDIDDKSIKKSIDLLIYPCVYEINKNEFYYTTSCCSGRIVIFKEVHINNKNDNQKKIFKNSTTSQEKKEENISHHLSNINLLNVHEKDELFLSHFKKNFILQNNEEKYTYCSDHDISSFFDVSKKKTNKWEDIYEEKNLKENILYINKEHKKKKVRKKKKIHKKNVHILYSSHSHQHLKYDIKVIKDILKKELFQNYFDVNQRNDYKNISFDFMGTKKYSLQNEVNLNSSIITMSDKEGMKKKEKNNKVINILNNQNKRNIFIKFEPFIIHVKCTTFLSALKLLKIAQYAGLKQSGILNFNKHVTVAIRGSMRLEHLLGDIHPTLQQTNLMEIIHICNNKLSKNLSQLVHFYKCFKQFKEHEHTYQFVSINREMLSSLENNLSSNTKQKKKSNKKNTLHVKDNLQDNKKIAHHMKKKKKEINHLYLTCSGKKNIPNGNRSIAEQDKTECKLKDEIIYENTENHINIIKKEKNIIDLNKYNIQLNEEGYIINENKNDKFIGWKILGNNNMNVQNFFVWGHDMFMQENKIYMFGGFSKGVRNNKLKIYDIINKKHFIYDTELPSLVFHNFVQLDDKFAFIFGGRQNPKNCTNMVWVYNIKENFWIKARRTSTLVRKNKNVLFLEKMEKNMEVKMDRMKYHMGKKYNNDDNNSDNNNDNNNDNNNNNFLCNDENIFYFNNEEEPCPRYRHASVFVRRYIKKSKSIYIFYTYGGVNEKNEILNDIWEGKIILNLEDKGIAHIEWNKKNCSQKTEACRINNHSMIYNKKKNFIYIVGGYQDNDKDNYTQYNEYNNNNNNNNKDNSVNSDDMIGMPNLSSTVVCKKMEYLYTYDIKKDNFFYTKCLGDDNMELKAYPSDRFSHSTCLINHNFFMLVGGINIHRTLNDVWLFHIKTNKWNYLGTFTFQNMYVRSKVVSENNCVYIIGGGCTVFTFGSFFDVPIWSNFSGIMKSIQHKELKNVLIFSEDREVKEGQATYNNEIKKNCGNNNDNNNNNNNNNNNNNKCSNNYNILVDKVARNEHLEKYNLCHNMLIEHKDVIKKEILVFEKKKKKKKKKDEKGDDIMDVEKKNELPHIIDEEKKGTDRDVEKSSFCLDEKSIKIGLYIIIKNKHFVKQIKVYLENKKMFDNSLKIYNPKGNQKNEENEKNEENEKNEENEKNEENEKNEENEKNEDYNKIMGEEKKFYVPIKKKLDDDILKNDEYFKTVLLDKIERCNDGNILYYEKVICEIYNGKYQDNIKSQNSNTFLKKKLRILFHKFLNKKVKNYLNSSEKKMVLQGYRKYEIIGNILIFHYKYFECIMKLYKVYEGKLKKYKKEINEMIERRRLYRDYSYIIKNKKKHNKLVSCFLMNDIYEYKYYVKEVKKFWLAIKDIFNNKDIFNNKEIILNTNILSLKKKKKEKKKKKKNNNNNKFYVKVKFNKKGITNKINILLYRRRKNLFDENFCRNIMKRNKNCEIIKKKRKIKCVALYEKVHGKLRQNKIHIVCGKNLKTVHIENKIKYKLDLTKCMFSSGNGTEKERMKNMYIVSNNDDNINNKDKNKNNNNNNNNNDNNNLLDEKRDRVKENVVDLFCGVGYFTLPLLKCIEAQNKINNYFACDINPDSLKLLRESIKLNNINKKNIYIIKQNSFMLSKNVQMVRKCHRIILGLLPHSQPAWKNAFFLLDNKYGGILHIHGIGQHIFDEQVCFSSINTYDYILKKKDVNISSINKLTKLQMVEEYVSNVEDSNYVEEIKKNKDHFHNKYINHYNSNYNKKLYLGNNIPHNLSFAQYTLIEIFKIALYDNLKNNIFWNIAISHVERVKSYAPRMYHYVVDIKCDPLIF from the coding sequence aTGAGTCCTTCCAAAACAATGGAcactttttataaaaagaaaagaaacgTCTTAACACTTATTAATGATGAACAagatttatacatatataaagacatatataataattgtgagaatgatatatattctttatatttaaatattattaatcaatataaaaattgtttGGATGGggaaaagaaattatttctCAACAAATGTATTAAGAATGggaatgtaaaatatatagaaaaagtGGTTAAGCaaattatagaaaaaaaaaatgtatataatgatatagatgataaatcaataaaaaaaagtatcgacttattaatatatccttgtgtatatgaaataaataaaaatgaattttattatacaacTTCTTGTTGTTCTGGTAGAATAGTTATTTTTAAAGaagtacatataaataataaaaatgataaccaaaaaaaaatttttaaaaatagtaCTACTtctcaagaaaaaaaagaagaaaatataagtCATCATTtaagtaatataaatttattaaatgtcCATGAAAAGGATGAACTTTTTCTTtctcattttaaaaaaaattttattttacaaaataacgaagaaaaatatacatattgcTCTGATCATGATATATCATCTTTTTTTGATGtttcaaagaaaaaaacaaacaaatgggaggatatatatgaagaaaaaaatcttaaagagaatatattatatattaataaggaacataaaaaaaaaaaagtacggaaaaaaaaaaaaatacataaaaaaaatgtacatatattatattcatcacATTCACATCaacatttaaaatatgatataaaagtaataaaagatattttaaaaaaagaattgtttcaaaattattttgatgTTAACCAAagaaatgattataaaaatatctcCTTTGATTTTATgggaacaaaaaaatattctttacAAAATGAAGTTAACTTAAACTCTTCTATAATCACCATGAGTGATAAAGAAggcatgaaaaaaaaagaaaaaaataataaagttattaatatattaaataatcaaaacaaaagaaatatctttataaaatttgaACCATTTATAATTCACGTAAAATGTACCACTTTCTTAAGtgcattaaaattattaaaaattgcTCAATATGCAGGATTAAAACAAAGTggtattttaaattttaataaacatGTAACTGTAGCGATAAGAGGCTCCATGAGATTAGAACATCTACTGGGAGATATTCATCCTACATTACAACAAACAAATTTAATGGAGATAATTcatatttgtaataataaattatccaAAAATTTATCACAACTTgtccatttttataaatgctTTAAACAATTTAAAGAGCATGAGCACACCTATCAATTTGTTTCTATCAATAGGGAAATGCTTTCCTCACTAGAAAATAACTTAAGCAGTaatacaaaacaaaaaaaaaaatcaaacaaaaaaaatactcTACATGTAAAAGATAATCTtcaagataataaaaaaattgctcatcatatgaaaaaaaaaaaaaaagaaataaatcatttataCCTTACTTGTTcaggtaaaaaaaatataccaaATGGAAATCGTTCCATAGCTGAACAAGATAAAACAGAGTGtaaattaaaagatgaaataatatatgaaaatacagaaaatcatataaatataataaaaaaggaaaaaaatataatcgatttaaataaatataatatccaattaaatgaagaaggttatataataaatgaaaataagaatGACAAATTCATTGGATGGAAAATTTtaggaaataataatatgaacgtTCAGAATTTTTTTGTATGGGGACATGACATGTTCAtgcaagaaaataaaatttatatgtttggCGGATTTTCCAAAGGTGTgcgaaataataaattaaaaatatatgatataataaataagaaacaTTTCATATATGACACTGAACTCCCATCGTTAGtatttcataattttgtGCAATTGGATGATAAGTTTGCTTTTATATTTGGTGGAAGACAAAATCCAAAAAATTGTACCAATATGGTTTGGGTGTATAATATTAAGGAGAATTTCTGGATAAAGGCAAGGCGCACTAGTACCCTTGttcgaaaaaataaaaatgtattatttttagaaaaaatggaaaaaaatatggaagtAAAAATGGACCGTATGAAATATCATatgggaaaaaaatataataatgatgataataatagtgacaataataatgacaataataatgacaataataataataattttttatgtaatgatgagaatatattttattttaataatgagGAGGAGCCGTGCCCTAGATATAGACATGCGTCCGTATTTGTGAggagatatataaaaaaaagtaagagcatatatatattttatacatatggtGGAGTTAATGAAAAGAATGAAATTTTGAATGATATATGGGAagggaaaataatattaaatttggAGGATAAAGGAATAGCTCACATTGaatggaataaaaaaaattgttcaCAAAAAACGGAGGCATGTCGTATTAATAATCATTCAATGATTTATaacaagaagaaaaatttcatttatatagtTGGGGGTTATCAAGACAATGATAAGGATAATTATACACAATATAacgaatataataataataataataataataataaggataatAGTGTTAATAGTGATGATATGATTGGTATGCCAAATTTAAGTTCAACCGTGGTTTGtaaaaaaatggaatatTTGTACACATATGacataaaaaaagataattttttttatacaaaatGTCTAGGTGACGACAATATGGAACTAAAAGCATATCCAAGTGATCGATTTTCTCATTCCACTTGTTTGAttaatcataatttttttatgttagtAGGAGGGATAAATATACATAGAACATTGAATGATGTATGGTTGTTTCATATAAAAACGAATAAGTGGAATTATTTAGGAACTTTCACATTTCAAAATATGTATGTTCGATCAAAAGTTGTTAGTGAAAATaattgtgtatatattatagggGGTGGGTGTACTGTCTTTACATTTGGTAGTTTTTTTGACGTGCCAATATGGAGTAATTTTAGTGGAATTATGAAAAGTATACAACATAAAGAATTAAAGAATGTACTGATTTTTTCTGAAGATAGAGAAGTGAAGGAAGGACAAGCAACGTATAATAatgagataaaaaaaaattgtggtaacaataatgataataataataataataacaataataataataataataataaatgtagtaataattataatattttagtaGACAAGGTGGCGAGAAATGAGCAtttggaaaaatataatttatgccATAATATGTTAATTGAACATAAGGACGttattaaaaaggaaattttggtatttgaaaaaaaaaaaaaaaaaaaaaaaaaaaaagatgaaaaggGGGATGATATAATGGatgtggaaaaaaaaaatgaattaccTCATATTattgatgaagaaaaaaagggCACAGATCGTGACGTTGAAAAAAGTTCGTTTTGCCTTGATGAGAAGAGTATAAAAATAGGgttgtatataattattaaaaataaacattttgTAAAGCAAATTAAAGTATATTTagagaacaaaaaaatgttcGATAATTcgttaaaaatttataatccCAAAGGGaatcaaaaaaatgaagaaaatgaaaaaaatgaagaaaatgaaaaaaatgaagaaaatgaaaaaaatgaagaaaatgaaaaaaatgaagaaaatgaaaaaaatgaagattataataaaattatgggggaagagaaaaaattttatgtccctataaaaaaaaaattggatgatgatatattaaaaaacgATGAATACTTTAAAACTGTCCTTTTGGATAAGATAGAAAGATGTAATGATggaaatattttgtattacgAAAAAGTGATatgtgaaatatataatggaaAATACCAAGACAATATAAAAAGTCAAAATAGTAAtacctttttaaaaaagaaattaagaattttatttcataaatttttaaataagaaaGTGAAAAATTACCTGAACAgttcagaaaaaaaaatggtttTGCAAggatatagaaaatatgaaattataGGGAACATTTtgatatttcattataaatattttgaatgtataatgaaattatataagGTATATGAGggtaaattaaaaaaatataagaaggaaataaatgaaatgatAGAAAGAAGGAGGTTATATAGagattattcatatattattaaaaataagaagaaaCATAATAAATTGGTATCTTGTTTTTTAatgaatgatatatatgaatataaatattacgtTAAGGAAGTAAAGAAATTTTGGTTAGCCATTAAGgacatatttaataataaggacatatttaataataaagagaTTATCCTtaacacaaatatattatccttaaaaaaaaaaaagaaagaaaagaagaagaagaagaagaacaacaacaacaacaaattttatgttaaagtcaaatttaataaaaagggAATTACAAATAagataaacatattattatatagaagaagaaaaaaccTGTTTGATGAGAATTTTTGTAGGAATATAATGAAGAGGAATAAAAACTGTGaaatcataaaaaagaaaagaaagataAAATGTGTTGCGTTGTATGAAAAAGTCCATGGAAAATTAAGACagaataaaatacatattgtTTGtggaaaaaatttaaaaacagtacatatagaaaataaaattaagtaTAAATTGGATTTAACAAAATGTATGTTTTCATCAGGAAATGGTACAGAAAAGGaaagaatgaaaaatatgtatattgtaagtaataatgatgataatattaacaataaagataaaaataaaaataataataataataataataataatgataataataatttgttaGATGAAAAAAGGGATAGGgtaaaagaaaatgtagTGGATTTATTTTGTGGTGTTGGTTATTTCACATTACCTTTGTTAAAATGTATAGAAGCTCAgaacaaaattaataattattttgcaTGTGATATTAATCCCGATTcgttaaaattattaagagAATCTATAAaactaaataatattaacaagaaaaacatttatattataaagcaGAATTCTTTTATGTTATCAAAAAATGTTCAGATGGTAAGGAAGTGTCATCGAATAATATTAGGACTATTACCACATAGCCAGCCAGCTTGGAAAaatgctttttttttgttagataataaatatggagGTATATTACACATTCATGGTATTGGGCAACATATTTTTGATGAGCAGGTATGCTTTTCATCAATCAATACATATGactatattttaaaaaagaaagatgtaaatatatcttctataaataaattgaCAAAGTTGCAGATGGTTGAAGAGTATGTAAGTAATGTTGAAGATTCTAACTATGTGGaagaaatcaaaaaaaataaagatcattttcataataaatatattaatcactataattcaaattataacaaaaaattatatttaggaAATAACATCCCACATAATTTATCATTTGCCCAATATACATTAATTGAAATATTCAAAATTGCATTATATGACAATcttaagaataatatattttggaATATAGCCATAAGTCATGTGGAACGGGTTAAATCATATGCACCTCGAATGTATCACTATGTCGTGGACATCAAATGTGATCCCCTTATATTTTAG